A window from Salarias fasciatus chromosome 11, fSalaFa1.1, whole genome shotgun sequence encodes these proteins:
- the mcl1b gene encoding induced myeloid leukemia cell differentiation protein Mcl-1b: MNIMSTNTKRAGLFGCLIFPQNGVMHYGSEDPTHQLPMGAGVDTLHGHVETPKRPKNLDVAAVNGYASKNLREDSEDVDDGSLPCTPELHSDSEADVSYSAAGSEVLESDTRQLLSRYFSEFTGLSKTQRGESKPLSTMKRVVEDILAKHRYAYNGMINRLSMEERGGDLRFLQSVARTLFSDGSTNWGRIASLVAFGAVVCQHMREQGRPDCVELVGQEISTYLLSEQRDWLIKNNSWDGFVEFFHVADPESTVRNTLMAVAGFAGIGATLALLIR; encoded by the exons atgaatattatgTCGACGAACACCAAACGGGCCGGGTTATTTGGCTGCCttatttttccacaaaatggAGTCATGCACTACGGATCAGAGGATCCCACCCATCAGCTCCCCATGGGCGCCGGTGTGGACACTCTTCACGGTCACGTAGAGACCCCCAAGCGACCGAAGAACCTGGATGTAGCTGCGGTGAACGGGTACGCGTCGAAAAACCTCCGGGAGGACAGCGAAGACGTGGACGACGGGTCTCTGCCGTGCACACCGGAGCTGCACTCGGACAGTGAAGCGGACGTGTCGTACAGTGCAGCGGGGAGCGAAGTGCTCGAGAGCGACACGAGGCAGCTCCTCAGCCGCTACTTCTCGGAATTTACCGGACTTTCAAAGACTCAAAGAGGCGAAAGTAAACCCTTATCTACTATGAAGAGGGTCGTGGAGGACATTCTGGCGAAGCACAGATACGCATACAATG GTATGATCAACAGATTATCTAtggaagagagagggggagattTGAGGTTCCTCCAGTCTGTAGCCAGGACCCTTTTCTCAGATGGGAGCACCAACTGGGGTCGTATTGCCAGCCTGGTGGCCTTCGGGGCAGTTGTGTGTCAACACATGAGGGAGCAAGGCAGGCCAGACTGTGTGGAGCTGGTGGGCCAGGAGATTTCCACATACCTGCTGAGTGAACAGAGAGACTGGCTGATCAAGAACAACTCCTGG GATGGTTTTGTAGAGTTCTTCCATGTAGCAGACCCTGAGTCTACGGTCAGAAACACGCTCATGGCTGTTGCAGGATTTGCAGGCATAGGGGCAACTCTGGCCCTGCTCATCAGGTGA